Sequence from the Primulina huaijiensis isolate GDHJ02 chromosome 16, ASM1229523v2, whole genome shotgun sequence genome:
CAAAATNTACACTAGGGCGAATGTATCCCTTGTCCAGCAAGTCTTGTAACTGGACTTTCAACTCTTTTAACTCTgttggtgccattctgtaaggagcacgagaaataggggaagtacctggcatcaactcaatcccAAACTCCACCTCACGGACTGGTGGGAAGCCTGGAATCTTATTAGgaaatacatcagcaaactcagcaATTACATGTATATCATCTATTCCCACCTCCTTCTTCTTCTCTGTCACAGCTACAGCATAAATAAGATAACTTTCATGTCCATGCTCCAATAACCGAGACATCCGGATAGTAGATACCAACGGAACACGGGGACGAGAACTCTTCCCATAAAATGTCCATCGCTCTTTCTCATCGGTATAAAAATATACTACCCGCTGATAACAATCAACAGTCGCACAATATCTCCTCAACACATTAATtcccacaatacaatcaaaatcagtcatctctagaataatcatatcagatctcaactcatagccctcataagaaataatatCATCTAATATCATCCATACAACTAATATAGCAACTCCAGAGGGTGTCGAAACAGAAAGAGGCATAGACAATGGAGACGAGCGCATATGATGCTCAACCACAAACCTcttcgatataaatgtatgcgagGCACCTGTATCAACAAGAATATAAGCAGGATAAGAACATAAATAACACTTACCCGCTATCATCTCCTCTCGTGCCTCCTCTGCTGCTCTCGTGTCAACGCATACATCTGTACCTGAGGCGGACCAGCTCCCTGCCTACGTGGCTGTCCTCCAGAAGGTCGTGGTGTAAACTGCTGAGGCTGTCGTCCTCCTCTCTCTGAGGATCTACCTCTATCACCCCTGGGCTCTCGCTGTCCCTCACGGCTAGGACACTGTCTCGCTATATGGCCAACACCGCCACACTCAAAACAGATGATCTCGGTCTGTGTACACTGTCTAATCAGGTGAGGTCCCCCACAACAAAAACATCTCACTGCTCTGGCCTCCCCTCTCTGCCCCTGAACAGACTGAGAACTGCTCCCACGACTCTCAATACGTCGTGAATCAAATCGGCGCTTCCCAGATGATGCTGCTGAAGAAGATGAACCCTtctgatatttaaaagattGTCCCTGCGGTCGCAATGACTCCCTAGTCGGCTCTGATAATCGTCTCTGAGCCCCATACTCCTGCATAACCACCTCAGCCATCTTAGCCCTTGTCACTGCATCCTCAAATGATATCGGGTTATTTGATTGCACACGATCAAATAACTAACTTCAACCCTTTCAAGAAGTGCCTCATCTTCGCATGAACATTCANaaaaaaaaaaaaaaaaaaaaaaaaaaacaatttggcCCTATTTTAGTAAATTATCATGGAAAATTGATAtaacattaaatttaaaattttataataaataaatacatgattaAGGAAACTTGGATTCAGACCCTGACATCAATATGACTTAATTTCAAAAAACTTAGTTTAAGCTCTCTAATCTCAtatgtttttatcattttagtttcataatattttttagtcCAAATAGGTACATATTGTTGAAATTATAACATAAATTTATGAACTTCGAGtatcaataaattttaatcGAGTATATTACTTATGTCATATAAGACTGGcataaaaactaaaacaatAAATATAGGTACAAATCATTGAAATTATAAcacaaatttacaaattttaagtatCAACCGCTCAAATTAGATATATAATCATAATTTTTGAGTATgaaatattaacattttttggGACCATAAAGTTTCAATGAGATACAAATACTTGCATTTTAAATAGCAAGTGACTTAAATTAAACATCAATCAACTTAAATTGaatatgtgtaatataatatttggatttttaaattccTAAAGTTGAAATGAAAATCATGTCAGATAATGAAgttaaaattaagtttttctGATACGGATACTGAACCATAACTTATGTTTGAACTTAGGGACTGAATCCTCATTAACCCATTTCATGTACACAAATTTAAGAATAAATTTCCAATGCTAATaactatataattaaatttcctGAGATAATTTATAACACACACAAGATGAGAATCGCAAACCCTTTACAATGAATGACATGACCGAAAATACAATTTTgccttaaaaataattttacaataaaaaccaataattttaaaaatacaaaagaaattatGCATAGACGTGCTGACGTGCTTTGTTTATTTGCGTTAGAGGTTAATACTTAATATGAATACCCAAAGGAACATTACTCTGATCCACAAACCCATCACACTTAGTAGACAAAGAAAGTATATTATGTATCTTCATTTCAAAGAAATCTTCCTACCTGATGCCAGAAAATCGAAAGTTGTTTATCGAATACACCTGACTTGAGACGGGACCAACGAATTTACTCGAGAGAGACGACGTAATCTAGTTGGAGTAAAACTTTTACTCCTTTGAATAATCGTATATGAAGTTGAGAGTATTTTTCATTCAGTGTGTGTCTTCACTAGATGAATAGGGCGTTGACAATGCTCGTGATAACTACCAAACATACCTATAATGAAGTAATTTGTCGTCGTGCGCTTCCCAATCGGCAAGAATTATGACTCGTAAATTTCAGGCTTCAAGACACCAACATACGGCAAGTTCCGGTACTGCTCATCAAAGTCGAATCCATAGCCCACCACAAAATAATCAGGGCACTGCCATCACATATCAAAAACTTATTCACACGGTAGGCCAAATTCAAATTTCATGAGATCAAACTGCAAACATCACATTAACTTTGACAATGTTGTCCACAATGTCATCACATTTTGACAGCGAGAAACTCGGATAATTCAAGAAACTCAAAAACCAATCGGATCAATCATCCAAAGTGCAATCAAGATTTTCAACAATATATGATTTTCTTTCATGCCTTGTTTTGTCTTTCAGCAAGAAAGTCGCGTCTTTAATAAAAATCTTTGAATCAGTTCAATGTAaaattaaaattccaaaaacAGGAGCGTAGAGTTTGACTGTTAACATCAATCGTCAACAAAAGTAAATAAAACTAAGAATTATCCTCAAACTGGAAAAAATTGAATAGATCAAATCAATTGTAGTCAGATACAATAGTATCTTAGCTGAGAAGGAATTTATTGTTAACTTAGAAGAACAAAATCATCAATTTCATGCCATGTTCTATCAAAACAACGAAATATTCTAACAGCACAAAAGGGAAAATACGATGCAACAGCAAGCAAATCGGCTGCACTGATGTTCTTTGTTATAACATATTAAATTCTTCGAGAAAAGAAGTTGATCCATCAAGCAACATTAAATTCTCAAACTCTAAAGTGAGTTCTTAATTCTATGGAAAACGATTTAGGAAGAGAGAACCTCGAAGCCGCAGTAATACTTTCCTTCTCCAACTAGTTCAAAATGAACCTTTCGTCTTGCGGGTTTATCAAGGAGAGTGCACACGGATATGGACGAGGCACCTTTAGACTTCAAGTAATCAATTACGCAGGACAGAGTGTTCCCAGTATCAACAATATCCTCGACCTaaacaaaccaaaaaaataaagagtCAATTTGTTAACGAACATCGACGATATATTATCAAGACTGTAATACACATTTTTCACTCCCAAAATTCTTATAAGAAGTGTTTGTGACGGTTTATCAGGATACAATGGCGGATAGATTTCAAAACAGCATGGCTATAAAATATAAAGGAGTCCTTCCACTTGAATCCCCACTAACTCGACGACTCCTGAACTCAGCAATATGAGGTTAAAGTTACATTttttacaaaaacaaaaaataaagttgGAACATTTTTCTCTTGGAAATTGCAAATCATAAAGGTTAttcaacattccaaaattccCATTACGTAAATTCGGTGAATAAATCCTTTACTTGAGCAAGAAATTTCCAAGAATCAATAAACATCAGAATCAATCTAATATGCATACAGAATATCAAATGAAGTAAATGACGATGAATAAAGTTtgagtaaaaagaaaaaaaaaaaaggtaccAGAATGACGTGCTTTCCTCGAACATCGACTTTCAAGTCGCAGGATATCTTCGGTTTGCCGTTTGAGACTGTGCCCGACCCGTAAGACTCGACCCGTACGAAGTCCACAGTCAGGGGCAGCTGGATTTTCCTCACGAGGTCTGCAAGGAATATGAATGCACCCGTGGCAACTCCCACAACCACTGGAGTAATAGCCCGGGACTCGAAGTCCCGGGTCAACTGAGAACCCAATTCGGAGACCCGTTCCAAGATTTGCTCTTCGGTCCATAGAATTCTCTCTACATCGCTGCTCAAATCCATGGAAGAAGAGAAAAGGGACTACGGTCTTGGAGCGGCGGTATTCGATACTTGGGATTATCAGGGTTTTGGGGGGATTAAAGCATAGTTATGCAAAGATTATTCCGACATCATGTCACCATGTTAACGAACATCTATTCGAACATCTAATTAGcgagtctttttttttttttttttgtactttttttgTATTACATTTCacttaaatatcatattttgaaATGGAACACTACAAATTTTACATGTTTATCACATAAAATGAACACAACATTTTATAATTCCTTGTCTTGAAACATTTTTACAAGATTCTACGATGTACAGCCACAGACATGACCTCGATATAATTAATGTTTCgaacttaaaatttttagaaTATACGATATTATAAATGTCATTATGGTAACAGTTATGTATGACATATCCTACCAAAATGTTTTCCAATTTGACCTTGACATCATATTTCATAATTCATACATTGATTTCTTtccatatattattattaatttcgaCATCCCTCAACAATTTTTGTAGATTTTACTCACCAACTACACTTAATTAAGATAAGacattttgtaatttatttacCTATTATTTAAAATCTAGAGAATCAAGTAGAAAATATAACTAAATTCATTATCTTAAAAtctaatttctttaaaaaaaaaaacataaataaccaAAGTAAAAgtacattatatataaataagacAAATTA
This genomic interval carries:
- the LOC140961995 gene encoding uncharacterized protein, whose product is MDLSSDVERILWTEEQILERVSELGSQLTRDFESRAITPVVVGVATGAFIFLADLVRKIQLPLTVDFVRVESYGSGTVSNGKPKISCDLKVDVRGKHVILVEDIVDTGNTLSCVIDYLKSKGASSISVCTLLDKPARRKVHFELVGEGKYYCGFECPDYFVVGYGFDFDEQYRNLPYVGVLKPEIYES